The Micromonospora sp. Llam0 genome includes a window with the following:
- a CDS encoding potassium channel family protein translates to MSLQDPGPGPHREDRTARWERQTAAGLTVLAVAFLVVYAAPILYPQMPARWRAVCVAANIVIWALFWIDYLVRLRLAGDRWRFVRANLFDLIVLLLPILRPLRMLRLVTAVLLLTRRTEVWARGRLALYVGSTTVLLVIVSALAVLDAERSHPDGAINTYPDALWWSVVTITTVGYGDYYPITSTGRFVALALMIGGIGLIGFVTGSLASWIVERISAAGEADAAKSPATRADVVALTEELAALRAEVAGLRADRRSGTVLPDPRPADRAG, encoded by the coding sequence ATGTCTCTCCAGGATCCGGGGCCCGGCCCCCACCGCGAGGACCGAACCGCCAGGTGGGAGCGCCAGACAGCGGCCGGGTTGACCGTACTCGCCGTGGCGTTCCTCGTCGTCTATGCCGCGCCCATTCTCTACCCGCAGATGCCCGCGCGGTGGCGTGCCGTGTGTGTCGCTGCCAACATCGTGATCTGGGCACTCTTCTGGATCGACTACCTCGTCCGGCTGCGGCTGGCCGGCGACCGGTGGCGGTTCGTCCGCGCCAACCTGTTCGACCTGATCGTGCTGCTGCTGCCTATTCTCCGGCCGCTGCGGATGCTCCGGCTGGTCACCGCGGTGCTCCTGCTGACCCGGCGCACCGAGGTCTGGGCGCGTGGCCGGCTGGCGCTCTACGTCGGCTCCACCACGGTGCTGCTGGTGATCGTCTCCGCGCTGGCGGTGCTGGACGCCGAACGCAGCCACCCGGACGGTGCGATCAACACCTATCCGGACGCGCTGTGGTGGTCGGTGGTCACCATCACCACCGTCGGCTACGGCGACTACTACCCGATCACCAGCACCGGCCGGTTCGTCGCGTTGGCGCTGATGATCGGCGGTATCGGCCTGATCGGTTTCGTCACCGGATCGCTGGCCAGCTGGATCGTGGAACGCATCTCCGCAGCGGGCGAGGCCGACGCCGCGAAGTCGCCGGCGACCCGCGCCGACGTCGTCGCGCTCACCGAGGAACTCGCCGCGCTGCGGGCCGAGGTGGCCGGGTTGCGGGCCGACCGCCGGTCCGGCACCGTGCTGCCCGACCCACGGCCGGCCGACCGGGCCGGTTGA
- a CDS encoding LLM class flavin-dependent oxidoreductase produces MRVGIVILPDEPWSVTSRRWRQAEEWGFDHAWTYDHLGWRDLVDGPWFDAVPTLAAAASVTSRIPLGTLVASPNFRHPVHFAREVTALDDISAGRLLLGVGAGGLGFDATVLGAGPLPPRARVDRYAEFVELLDLLLRTDRVTWQGRYFQAVDARSTPGCRQRPRVPFVLAANGPRSLDLVARYGAGWVTTGTVFDDLAAWWASVAQLAQRCDAALDRAGRDSGSLRRYLSLDSAPVFSLTSADVFADAVGRAAALGFTDVITHWPRRSSWYAGDERVLAEVATDVLPQVRA; encoded by the coding sequence GTGCGGGTAGGGATCGTGATTTTGCCGGACGAGCCGTGGTCGGTGACGTCGCGCCGCTGGCGCCAGGCCGAGGAGTGGGGCTTCGACCACGCCTGGACCTACGATCATCTGGGGTGGCGGGACCTGGTCGACGGGCCGTGGTTCGACGCGGTCCCGACGCTGGCCGCCGCCGCGTCGGTCACCTCCCGGATCCCGCTCGGCACCCTGGTCGCCTCGCCGAACTTCCGGCACCCGGTGCACTTCGCCCGCGAGGTCACCGCGTTGGACGACATCTCCGCCGGCCGGCTGCTGCTCGGGGTCGGCGCGGGCGGGCTCGGGTTCGACGCCACGGTGCTCGGCGCCGGGCCGTTGCCGCCGCGCGCCCGGGTCGACCGGTACGCCGAGTTCGTCGAGCTGCTCGACCTGCTGCTGCGCACCGACCGGGTGACCTGGCAGGGCCGGTACTTCCAGGCGGTGGATGCCCGCAGCACGCCCGGCTGCCGGCAGCGGCCCCGGGTGCCGTTCGTCCTGGCCGCAAACGGACCCCGGTCGTTGGACCTGGTCGCACGGTACGGGGCCGGCTGGGTGACCACCGGCACCGTCTTCGACGACCTGGCCGCCTGGTGGGCCTCGGTGGCCCAGTTGGCGCAGCGGTGCGACGCGGCGTTGGACCGGGCCGGGCGGGACTCCGGCAGCCTGCGCCGGTACCTGTCGCTGGACTCGGCACCGGTCTTCTCGCTGACCAGCGCCGACGTCTTCGCCGACGCGGTCGGTCGGGCCGCCGCGCTCGGCTTCACCGACGTGATCACCCACTGGCCGCGCCGGAGCAGTTGGTACGCCGGCGACGAGCGGGTGCTGGCCGAGGTGGCGACCGACGTACTGCCGCAGGTGCGGGCCTGA
- a CDS encoding glycogen debranching N-terminal domain-containing protein, whose amino-acid sequence MTEGMVSILDGNTFVVSDSQGDIDASPAAPTGLFSFDTRFLSKWQLTIDGERLSSLSVDDLQYFEARFFLVPGEPTHYVDAEMSVIRQRWVGGSFDEEITILNHAQEPMELNVRLEAGSDFADLFEIKDVRHKVGKHYAHVDRDCLRLGYQRESFHRETIISSSEPAEIDEHGLSFTIVIEPHGKWITHIKVKTTAIGPDGRDLREGLLGQHFDRAKPEMRRELDEWIARAPRLACECEPLASTYRRSLVDLAALRYTPLSLAGQSVPAAGVPWFATMFGRDSIFTSLQALPFAPELAAATLRLLGALQGSKLDDFRDEEPGKILHEIRYGESSAFEEQPHTPYFGAADSTPLFVVLLDEYERWSGDVELVRTLETETRQALRWIDTYGDLLNNGYLWYERRNAETGLENQCWKDSWDAICYRNGRLPGFPRATCELQGYAYDAKRRAARLAREIWHDPGYADQLEREAADLKARFNRDYWVEDGGYFALALDPEGGQVDALSSNTGHLLWSGIVNDDRAKSVARHLLSPRLFSGWGVRTLAEGEGRFNPIGYHVGTVWPFDNSFIAWGLRRYGFVEESARIADGIINAAQYFNGRLPEAFGGYDRALTKYPVEYPTSCSPQAWSTGATLLLLRTLLGLEPQGEHLVIDPALPISMGRIELLDIPGRWGRIDAFGRGRMDIHRRERQPA is encoded by the coding sequence ATGACCGAGGGCATGGTCAGCATCCTGGACGGCAACACCTTCGTGGTCAGCGACAGTCAGGGCGACATCGACGCCTCCCCGGCGGCGCCCACCGGGCTCTTCTCGTTCGACACCCGGTTCCTGTCGAAGTGGCAGCTGACCATCGACGGTGAGCGGCTGTCCTCGCTGTCGGTCGACGACCTGCAGTACTTCGAGGCGCGGTTCTTCCTGGTTCCCGGCGAGCCGACCCACTACGTCGACGCCGAGATGTCGGTGATCCGGCAACGCTGGGTGGGCGGGAGCTTCGACGAGGAGATCACCATCCTCAACCACGCCCAGGAGCCGATGGAGCTGAACGTCCGGCTGGAGGCGGGCAGCGACTTCGCCGACCTGTTCGAGATCAAGGACGTCCGGCACAAGGTCGGCAAGCACTACGCCCACGTCGACCGGGACTGCCTGCGGCTCGGCTACCAGCGGGAGAGCTTCCACCGGGAGACGATCATCTCCAGCAGCGAGCCGGCGGAGATCGACGAGCACGGGCTCAGCTTCACCATCGTCATCGAGCCGCACGGTAAGTGGATCACCCACATCAAGGTGAAGACCACCGCGATCGGTCCGGACGGGCGGGACCTGCGGGAGGGTCTGCTCGGCCAGCACTTCGACCGGGCCAAGCCGGAGATGCGCCGGGAACTGGACGAGTGGATCGCCCGGGCACCCCGGCTGGCCTGCGAATGCGAGCCGCTCGCGTCGACGTACCGGCGGAGTCTGGTGGACCTGGCCGCGCTGCGCTACACCCCGCTGTCGCTGGCCGGGCAGTCGGTGCCGGCTGCCGGTGTGCCCTGGTTCGCCACGATGTTCGGTCGGGACAGCATCTTCACCAGCCTGCAGGCACTGCCGTTCGCGCCGGAGCTGGCAGCGGCGACGTTGCGGCTGCTCGGCGCGCTGCAGGGCAGCAAACTCGATGACTTCCGGGACGAGGAACCGGGCAAGATCCTGCACGAGATCCGGTACGGCGAGTCGTCGGCCTTCGAGGAACAGCCGCACACCCCGTACTTCGGCGCGGCCGACTCGACCCCGCTGTTCGTCGTGCTGCTCGACGAGTACGAGCGGTGGAGCGGGGACGTCGAGCTGGTCCGGACTTTGGAGACCGAGACCCGGCAGGCGCTGCGCTGGATCGACACCTACGGTGACCTGCTCAACAACGGCTACCTGTGGTACGAGCGGCGCAACGCGGAAACCGGCCTGGAGAACCAGTGCTGGAAGGACTCCTGGGACGCGATCTGCTACCGGAACGGCCGGCTGCCCGGCTTTCCCCGGGCGACCTGCGAACTGCAGGGGTACGCGTACGACGCGAAGCGACGCGCTGCCCGGCTGGCCCGCGAGATCTGGCACGACCCGGGGTACGCCGACCAGTTGGAGCGGGAGGCGGCCGATCTGAAGGCCCGCTTCAACCGGGACTACTGGGTGGAGGACGGGGGGTACTTCGCGCTCGCGCTGGACCCGGAGGGCGGTCAGGTCGACGCGCTGTCGTCGAACACCGGACATCTGCTGTGGAGCGGCATCGTCAACGACGACAGGGCGAAGAGCGTCGCCAGGCATCTACTCAGTCCCCGGCTGTTCTCCGGCTGGGGGGTGCGGACCCTCGCGGAGGGGGAGGGCCGGTTCAACCCGATCGGCTACCACGTCGGCACGGTCTGGCCGTTCGACAACTCGTTCATCGCCTGGGGGCTGCGCCGGTACGGCTTCGTCGAGGAGTCGGCCCGGATCGCCGACGGGATCATCAACGCCGCGCAGTACTTCAACGGCCGGTTGCCGGAGGCGTTCGGCGGCTACGACCGGGCGTTGACCAAGTATCCGGTGGAGTATCCGACCTCCTGCAGCCCGCAGGCCTGGTCGACCGGGGCCACGCTGCTGCTGCTGCGGACCCTGCTCGGCCTGGAACCGCAGGGCGAGCACCTGGTCATCGATCCGGCGTTGCCGATCAGCATGGGCCGGATCGAACTGTTGGACATTCCTGGCAGGTGGGGCCGCATCGACGCGTTCGGTCGCGGCCGGATGGACATCCACCGCAGGGAACGCCAGCCGGCCTGA
- a CDS encoding SCP2 sterol-binding domain-containing protein: MMPQTTQRAQTTRAVSTREPMPATREFFERLGRKENASLLRQISGTVRFDLAHDEQVDYWFVSFDDGRASLVREQRDAESVLRTDQEVFEGLARGEINPMAAMLRGQIMVLGDLRLLILIERMMPGPPGSHDPRAFARRERTEQ; the protein is encoded by the coding sequence ATGATGCCGCAGACGACGCAGCGGGCGCAGACCACACGGGCCGTCTCGACGCGGGAGCCGATGCCGGCGACGCGGGAGTTCTTCGAGCGCCTCGGCCGGAAGGAGAACGCGTCGCTGCTGCGGCAGATCTCCGGGACGGTGCGGTTCGACCTGGCACACGACGAACAGGTGGACTACTGGTTCGTCAGCTTCGACGACGGCCGGGCCAGCCTGGTGCGCGAGCAGCGCGACGCGGAGAGCGTGCTGCGTACCGATCAGGAGGTCTTCGAAGGGCTGGCCCGGGGCGAGATCAATCCGATGGCGGCGATGCTCCGGGGACAGATCATGGTGCTCGGCGACCTTCGTCTGCTGATCCTGATCGAGCGGATGATGCCCGGCCCGCCCGGATCCCACGACCCACGCGCGTTCGCCCGGCGGGAGAGGACTGAGCAATGA
- a CDS encoding GNAT family N-acetyltransferase translates to MLDKRLYHHLVSWLGQWPAGRALQVVGSERRVRPGWDGRPHPVVGVGAPGGAVLSVPPDKVEAVRALTDLPLTDLLAKLPTAVGRPGWRAQRTVFRYCLAPAPLPDAGDWIDSADESLPPWLRQFTNPVLVARDADGTFLAGVGLKRHDAHGQEIAVGTVPAARGRGLARRLVAQAARRVLDGGAVPTYLHAVGNASSAKVASAAGFRDRGWTAYGISAD, encoded by the coding sequence ATGCTGGACAAGCGTCTCTACCACCATCTGGTCAGCTGGTTGGGCCAGTGGCCGGCCGGGCGGGCGTTGCAGGTGGTCGGCTCGGAGCGGCGGGTCCGACCGGGTTGGGACGGCCGACCCCACCCGGTGGTCGGCGTCGGGGCGCCCGGCGGCGCGGTGCTGTCCGTGCCTCCGGACAAGGTCGAGGCGGTACGCGCGTTGACCGACCTGCCGCTGACCGATCTGCTGGCCAAGTTGCCCACCGCGGTCGGCCGTCCCGGCTGGCGGGCGCAGCGCACCGTGTTCCGGTACTGTCTGGCGCCGGCACCGCTGCCCGACGCCGGGGACTGGATCGACTCCGCTGACGAGTCGTTGCCGCCCTGGCTGCGGCAGTTCACCAACCCGGTGCTGGTCGCCCGGGATGCCGACGGGACGTTCCTGGCCGGGGTCGGGCTGAAGCGGCACGACGCGCACGGCCAGGAGATCGCGGTCGGCACCGTACCGGCGGCGCGCGGTCGTGGTCTGGCCCGCCGGCTGGTCGCCCAGGCCGCCCGTCGGGTACTCGACGGCGGCGCCGTCCCCACCTACCTGCACGCGGTGGGCAACGCCTCGTCGGCGAAGGTGGCCTCGGCCGCCGGGTTCCGCGACCGGGGCTGGACCGCGTACGGCATCTCCGCCGACTGA